The segment CGTCGCGCGCGGCGCGGTGCGCGAGTACGGGCGCACCATCATTGATGTGAAGCCCGAGGCTCGCTTGTTTCAGGGCCTGCCGGATCGCCAGGGCGTGTGGATGAGCCACAGCGACGTGGTGACCCGGGTCCCCGACGGGTTTCGCCTCGACGCGGTCACCGACAATGGCGCCATAGCGGCGATGTCCAACCCCGATGAGGGCTTGTACGCCGTCCAGTTCCATCCCGAGGTGCATCACAGCGAGCACGGCACGCGCATCCTGGAAAACTTCCTTTTCCAAGTCTGCGGCTGCCGGGGCGACTGGACGATGACCAACTTCATCGACGAGTCCATCGCGGCCATTCGCCAGCGGGTCGGCGACAAGCGCGTACTCGTCGCCATCTCCGGCGGCGTGGACTCGTCGGTGGCCGCGGCGCTCGTGCACCGCGCCATTGGGCACCAACTCACGGCCATGTTTGTCGATCACGGCCTGTTGCGCAAGGGCGAGAGCGACAGCGTGATGCAGAGCCTGCGGGATAAGCTGGGCATCGACGTGGTGCGCGTGGACGCAAGAGCGCGGTTTCTGAGTCGCCTCGAGGGCGTGACGGACCCTGAGCGGAAGCGAAAGATCATCGGCGAGGAGTTTATTCGGGTCTTTGAGGAAGAGTCGGATCGGCTCGGGCCGTTTGACTACCTGGTGCAGGGCACGCTTTACACGGACATCATCGAGAGCGGCACGCACACGGCGGCCACCATCAAGTCTCACCACAACGTGGGGGGGCTGCCCGAGGACATTCGGTTTGAGATCATCGAGCCGCTGAGGGAGTTGTTTAAGGACGAGGTGCGCCGCCTCGGTGAGGCGCTCGGCCTGGCGCCGGAGATCGTCTGGCGGCAGCCGTTTCCTGGCCCTGGCCTCGCCATCCGGGTGATCGGCGAGGTCACGGAAGAGAAGCTCCATCTCGTGCGCGAGTCGGACGCCATTTTGCGCGATGAAATTGCGAAGGCGGGCTTGGAACGCGAGATATGGCAGTATTTCACCGTGCTCACCGGGAACCGCACGGTCGGCGTGATGGGCGACGAGAGGACGTACGCCTACACCCTCGCCGTGCGCGCCGTGCACTCGCAGGAGGGCATGACGGCGGACTTCGCCCGCATTCCCTGGGAGGTCCTGGCGGCCATTTCGACGCGCATCGTCAACGAGGTCCCGGGCATCAACCGCGTGGTGTACGACATCACGTCGAAGCCGCCTGCGACCATCGAGTGGGAGTGACTCGCCGCCCGGCGAGTCTGCATCCGCGGGATCGAACGTTCGTGCCAAATTCACAATAAACGTTCGGATCTCCGGCGCGATCGTGTTACGATGGGGATCGGTGGGAACGCTTGTGAAGCGCGGATAGAGTTGAAAAGGCGCGCTGTCGACGAGACACCTCGGCCCTTGGGCCCGCGCGGCCTGGGGCGCTTACATGAGGAGGATGTGGCGTGATCGACCGGTACAGCCGGCCTGAAATGGCGAACTTGTGGACGCTGGAAGAGAGGATGCGCTGGTGGCTGGAAGTCGAGATTCTGGCGGTGGAGGCTTGGGCCGAGCTGGGCGTCATTCCGAAGGAGGACGCGCGGCTCATCCGGGAACGCGCTCGCTTTGATGTGAAGCGCGTGCTGGAGATTGAACAGGAGACGCGCCACGACGTGGTGGCGTTCACTCGGGCGGTCTCGGAATCGCTGGGGCCGGAGCGCAAGTGGGTGCATTATGGGCTCACGTCGACGGACGTGGTCGACACCGCGCTCATGGCGCAGCTGCGCAGGCCCATTCAGATCATCCGCGAGGACGTGGAGCAACTTCTCGCGACGCTGGAGGCGCTGGCGAAAAAGCACAAATACACGGTCATGATGGGGCGCACGCACGGCGTGCATGCGGAGCCGACGACGTTTGGGCTGAAGTGCCTGCTCTGGTACGCGGAGTTGGAGCGAGATCTCGAGCGGTTTGACGCGGCGAGCGAGCGCATGCGCTACGGCAAGATCTCCGGCGCGGTGGGCACGTACGCCAACGTGGATCCGCGGGTGGAGGAGTACGTCTGCTCGCGCCTCGGCCTGAAGCCCGCACCCATCAGCACGCAGACGCTGCAGCGGGATCGGCACGCCGAGTTCGTCTTCACGCTGGCGCTTTTGGGCACGACGCTCGACAAAATCGCGACGGAAATCCGGGCGCTGCAAAAGTCCGAGGTGCGCGAGGTGGAGGAGCCGTTTTACAAGGGCCAAAAGGGGTCCTCTGCCATGCCGCACAAGCGCAACCCGGTCTCTTGCGAGCAGATTTCCGGGCTCTCGCGCGTGTTGCGCGGTTACGTCGTGCCCGCGCTGGAAGACGTGCCGCTCTGGCACGAGCGCGACATCAGTCACTCGTCCGTGGAGCGCATCGTGCTGCCGGACGCGACTATCCTCATCGATTACATGTTGAACCGGATGAACCGCATTTTGTCGGACCTGCACGTCTACCCGGACAACATGCGGCGAAACATGGACCGGACGCACGGGCTCGTCTTTTCGCAGCGCGTCATGACCGCGCTGGTGGACAAAGGGCTGTCGCGCGAGGAGGCGTACGACACCGTCCAGCCGCTCGCCATGCAGGCGTGGGAGGAGGCGAGATCGTTCAAGGAGCTCGTCCTCGCCTCCGATCGCGTCCGGGCTCACCTGACGCCGGAAGAGGTGGACGCCCTGTTCGATCCGTCCTGGCACCTGAAGCACGTCGACACCATCTTCCAGCGATTTGGCATGTGAGCCGCTCTCACGAAAGGATGGGCGAAATGGCCGAAGAAACGCTGCTGTATGAAGGCAAGGCGAAAAAGGTGTTTGCGACGCCCGACGAGGGCGTGGTGCGCGTGGTGTACAAGGACGACGCCACCGCGTTCAACGGCGAGAAGCGAGGGACCATTGTCGGCAAGGGCGCCATCAACAACCAGGTGAGCAATCTCCTCTTTCGGTATCTCGAGGAGCACGGCGTGCCGACGCACTTCGTGGAACAGCTTTCGGAGCGCGAGACGCTCGTGCGCAAGGTGGCCATCATTCCGCTCGAGGTCGTGGTGCGCAACCTCGCCGCCGGAAGCTTCGCCAAGCGGTT is part of the Alicyclobacillus vulcanalis genome and harbors:
- the guaA gene encoding glutamine-hydrolyzing GMP synthase, giving the protein MHELVAVLDFGGQYNQLIARRIRELGVYSELLPHTTSAEELKSRPLKGIVFSGGPKSVFAEGAPDVDPAVFQLGVPILGICYGMQLVAKRFHADVARGAVREYGRTIIDVKPEARLFQGLPDRQGVWMSHSDVVTRVPDGFRLDAVTDNGAIAAMSNPDEGLYAVQFHPEVHHSEHGTRILENFLFQVCGCRGDWTMTNFIDESIAAIRQRVGDKRVLVAISGGVDSSVAAALVHRAIGHQLTAMFVDHGLLRKGESDSVMQSLRDKLGIDVVRVDARARFLSRLEGVTDPERKRKIIGEEFIRVFEEESDRLGPFDYLVQGTLYTDIIESGTHTAATIKSHHNVGGLPEDIRFEIIEPLRELFKDEVRRLGEALGLAPEIVWRQPFPGPGLAIRVIGEVTEEKLHLVRESDAILRDEIAKAGLEREIWQYFTVLTGNRTVGVMGDERTYAYTLAVRAVHSQEGMTADFARIPWEVLAAISTRIVNEVPGINRVVYDITSKPPATIEWE
- the purB gene encoding adenylosuccinate lyase encodes the protein MIDRYSRPEMANLWTLEERMRWWLEVEILAVEAWAELGVIPKEDARLIRERARFDVKRVLEIEQETRHDVVAFTRAVSESLGPERKWVHYGLTSTDVVDTALMAQLRRPIQIIREDVEQLLATLEALAKKHKYTVMMGRTHGVHAEPTTFGLKCLLWYAELERDLERFDAASERMRYGKISGAVGTYANVDPRVEEYVCSRLGLKPAPISTQTLQRDRHAEFVFTLALLGTTLDKIATEIRALQKSEVREVEEPFYKGQKGSSAMPHKRNPVSCEQISGLSRVLRGYVVPALEDVPLWHERDISHSSVERIVLPDATILIDYMLNRMNRILSDLHVYPDNMRRNMDRTHGLVFSQRVMTALVDKGLSREEAYDTVQPLAMQAWEEARSFKELVLASDRVRAHLTPEEVDALFDPSWHLKHVDTIFQRFGM